Part of the Anopheles coluzzii chromosome 3, AcolN3, whole genome shotgun sequence genome is shown below.
TAATTGCTGTAATacaatttcaaaattttcaaaaatcagTGCATAAAGAAAGTTCATAAGAAATGGAATATTTCTGTAGTAGTAAATGGTGGTGAACGTTACTACTCCAACCCTACATGCTGTGTTACTAGTCCTTTGCTATGTTCCTAGTACCTTTGCGCAACACACAATAAGCTCGCTCGTTGCGTCTACCCATGCTGATTAACTAATGAAGGAGCGAAGAAAACGGTGTCGGGAATGTGAAAAGAGTCACAAAAAAACCTAACAACTTACCTCATCAGAGATAGTCTATAGAGCGGATGCAGGGACGCTACAACCAACGCTAGTGTGGTTCCTCTCATTCGTAGTACTTCTGCCCGTACAGACGGCAGTAGATAACGAACGCAAGAATGATTAGCGCACTGACGATGATGCCAGCGACAACCATTTGCACCACCGGAAACTGGAAGCACTCTACCACGTCTGGTAGCTCGACCTGCCCAGGCCGGCTGCCCGGTATGTACTTGGTCCGGCAGAGCTCCAGCGATTCGTCGGTCAAATACTCGATATTGAGCAGGAACTCCTTATCGAAAAGCCCGGTGCGTAGATAATTTTCCTCGATGTACTCGTAGTTTTTATCGATGTTGCTTTCTACTACGCGCAGGCCAGTCACGTTGGGACAGTTAAGCACGCCGTTGCACAGCAGATACTCCGGTATGCAAACGTGCTGATCGCCGGGACAGTAGAAATCGCAACTGTCCTTGAACATTGCGGAAGTTGCCAGCGTTCCGTCGGCGTTGCGAGGTAGATGGAACAGTTCTGTCCAAACGAATTTAAATGCGTTCTTGCCGATGGCACTGTCACCCGTGTACTGTATTAGCACTGGTAGCGGTTCGTTTTCGTTCTCCACGGCACCCAGCTCGGCCGCTGACAGAATGGGCAGATCCCGCGCAAGGCTCACATTTTCAGGGCAAATGATAAAGCGTGGCTCAAGCCGACCGGCGAGATACACCTCGATACGGCCGTGCTCACAGCTTCGCTCAGCAAACCGTGCTTTATCCAGGTGTAGCCAGAGGTCACGCTGTGCCGCTACCTTAAGCTCCCAGATGCACTTTTCTTTACGGTTTTCGGTCAGCTGGAATCCCAGTGCATTTTTGTAAGGAAAAACTAGCTCTCCATCGGGCGAAGGACCTAACGTTATTGGTCCACATATCGGCCCATGTGCAAACTCGTAATTCGCCTCGAACAGAGTGTTTGGATTTTTAAAGTAGCTTGTCGTGGCGTGCTGTCCTTGAATGATAAGTTCCAGATTCATTTGATCCCCCGAGGATATGATACGCACCGGTCGGGGAATGTTGTCACAGAAGCAAGCCAATCGGTTTTGGCTCTTGTCACGTTCTTCCCATAAAATTAGCTTATCCACTCGCTCCTCGTGGCATCGGGTGCACGCGCTTACCGAGTAGGGTACTTCTTTGAATGTCACCGATGTCACCTCTACCACTACACGCGAGAACAAACGTCGATCCGTGATGAACTTGTACTGACAACGCACATCGCTACCGGAGGCACGCTTGTAGATGAGCGTATTCCGTGGCGATTTAAGCTCGCCCCGGCTGTACTTCCAGGCATAGAAGACTTCATCGCAGAGCGTGTTTGGCACGGGATCGCCAAACCTGGTGTTGTTGAAGAAATCGTAATGAGCCCAGTAGTATAACGAGCTGCCACTATATGAGCCGGTTTTGCTGAGGAACTTTACATACAGCGAACGACCTGTGCTAACAAAATCGATCTTTTCCATTGGCCGGGAGAAGGTATCGCAAAATGTTTTAATGATACGGGCCGGATCAGGATTGTTTGCATCATAGATCGTGAGCGATTCTGCGCAATCCTCCTCATGCTTTATGATAGGCGCTTCGATACGGTTTATTCGGAAGCTGTACAAATAGCAATGAAATGTGGAATAGTTTGAATAAGCAAAATAGCTTACAATGTTTAGGTCAAACGTTTGGCAATGAAATATAGTTACACGAACCTAGGAAAGTAGAGCCGAACGACCTCGTCCTCGTTCCCTTGTATATGGTAGCTGCAGGATGTGTTTGGTGGGTACCAATGTGCTACACTTAGAAAAATGCCTTCGGACGCACTGGTAGCGCGTAGCGCATCAGAACTAAGTAACCAATCGCATGCGCCATGTTTTGTTCCAACCGTTTCCACATGCCCGGGCCAATTTCCCACATTGAAATGGAAACCCGTGTTCAGTAGTGGCCCGGCTGGTGACGATACAAACTCCACATACATATGTTGCGATGTTCCtggaaatataaaaataaatttcacacaGCTGAAATGTAATGCCGCTTAACCCCGTTGCTCACAAGTAGCATGTGAAACCGAACACCAAAGGTAGGCTGGCTGCGGTATTGAAGTATTTGCTCGGCAAAACTACTTGTTTGCACTTACCAATGATGCTGAAGGGGAATTTCCCCATCCCACAGAACTTTCCAATTGGTGGTGCATGTTCGTCTCGTCCATCGTACACCGCCAACCAATCGTAGGGGCAGTGTTCGGAGCCGGACCCTATCTCCTTCATCGGACATGTCATGATGTTTTCACACCTGGGGTAAGGTCGAAACATGAAAATAGAGAGGAACGCTCAATACATTATCGACATCAAAGATCAAAGCTCCACAGTCCCGACCGATGAAGAATTCAGAACTCGTGTTCGGGCAAACTGGTCCATGAAGCCACTTACCTCTGCCCGTCCACGGCAAACTGTTCGTTCTGGATGTAGAGCTTGATGAAAGGAAGTCTCGTGTGCAACCGATAGCGACACTTCAACGCTCGCGGATATATCCCTGGATAAGCGGGTGACTGCACATAGCACGTCTGTAGTCGACAGTCGCGAAATTCTCGCTCACAGTACGACCTGGTGCAGCAAGTGAATTGTAAATAGTTGCGGCCAGCGGCACAGTCgaccaaaataataaatgtatggaaatgaagCATGGAAGAGAAAGAATCATACATTAGCACATCGCTTTATAAGTGTAACAGAAACCCGGTAGAGGTATCGAATGattcaaacagaaaaacaaacacgactaTCGGGTAAAATACAAACCAATGGAAAGAATTTAGCATCTCGCGCACTTTCAATCAACTCTTAAGTAGTCATTTATATTCAttgaataaatcaattttgGCGATAGTTTTGAATAAATGAATGCACTTCCACTAAATCCCCAACGGTCCGCTCAATGCAGACCGGTTTCGGTAGCAACGAGTGTAGTGATGCTGCACATCGCGCATATAAGCTTCTGCCAGCAGCTGGTACTTACCCTTGCACCACTTCTCCCCGACGATTTGGATAAAGTTCCGGGTGCGGGCCGTATCGGTTGAATACCTCCATTTGTTGTTCTGCGCCAGAGTCGAACGCGAAATATGTCTGCAACGAGCAGGGGCACACCCCAACCAACATACGCCATTAGTGACAGGTATTGATCGAATGCGTTGTGCCAAAAGTGGCAAATCAGGTTTCCACTCTAACGCAGCTTCATTTCGCAACTGAAATGAGCAATCCGAATGGTTTGCAGGGATTGATTGAATGCGAAACCGTACCATTTCTTTCATTGCCACCAATATGCTCAATTTGGTGAAATCAAAGTGCAATCGACCAGACTCATTGGCATAATTTGTTCATATAGATAGCATGGGATGCAGAGAAACAATGATGAAAAACTGTGGCGTTTTTTTACATGAAATTTAAAGCTTCTACTAATAACTTTGCACAATTGGTACTATATTATTCGATTTAACTCAACGATTTCATTGAATCATGCAGCCCACATTTCTGCATTAAATAGTAACGCAATCGAGGTTTTATCGAATGAACGAAAATTGAATCATAGTTAATTCATTTAATGttgtgatttaaaaaaatataagttGCATTAAATTTTAGTAATGagtattattttttctgtCTCATTAAATTATCGAAAAAATAACTCCATAACCAAAAAGATCCAATTGCATGTAAAATTCTAGTAAAATGTACACTTGTAAAATTGCAGTGGCTTATTAAttatcatagcaggatagtcagtcctacgtatgggggcacgatcCATTCGGGGATTGAATCCATGAGCATTGAGCATTGAGATCTCGATTTATTTTGTTACGTTAATATTTATGtgcgataaaaattaagaGTTTACTCAGTCATATATATAATATAGTCAAGTAAAAGGAAACGCAAAAAAATTGCAacaacaatttaataaaataataaattattacaAACCGAGTAGCACTTTCAATTGTCCATGGTCTAAACCTTTTGGTGCAAATGGTTTGTATGGTTGATCATTAATTATTTACTATCTTTAAGTAGAATACCTTGTTTGCTGTCTATCAGGCAAATGATATACTCGGCAACACACCATCGACAGCATACATACACTCCCTAGCACTAACAGTTCTAGTCTAGTATGAAAAGTATCGCCGATTTAGTGTGTAGGTGCATCACTGGACGATGGACTTTAAAAGAGTACGGCTAGCCGCTACGGCAACAACAAATTcaacactaaaacaaaaatcgattaCGGTTGTGCTTGCAACGGTATTTACCTGGTCGGTGAAGTTATCGGTGTGAAAGACTATTTTGACGGCACTTGTTTCACTGATGAACGTTTGCGGTTGCTCCGATTCGCCGCAGAATTGACCCGGTTCTCGACGGTTTGACACATCGGTTTTGGCATTGCCATCCACTATCTACGAatgagaaaagaaaataattacgTAAATTCGTTTAATTAACATGATCAGCACAATGTAGCTGGACGTGGTTGGGATTATGGATcctaatagaaaaaaaaacaatacgaaATTCACAATGTGTATGATGTTGATTGAACTTTAAAGATCGAATGTgaatgataaaattttgaatcTCAATAATTATTATATTGAAAACCAATCAAGCTCAAATGATTAAATTGATGCCTATCTGGACTGCCATTGCCTCACAAACAGATTATCTAATTATGGGTCAAGCAATACGACCCTGTGAGTATTAGCCAAATGATAAAGATTAGGCATGTTATGAATAACATGTTTGGATTCTCTTACTCCtaattataaaaaagaaagtaatTTGTAAAAATTCATTATGAGTATACAACCAAGCTAGAAAGTAAAGCGAGGAGTTGGGTAGGAATAGTTTATATGCAAAACATAGTTCAATGATGAAACTTATGCGGGATATTTCGAGTTTTTTAAaaagttattaaaaatattcgaTTTGATCGATCAACTGATGAATAAGTGGCAAATATACACAAATATACTGCCATTAATCCATTTTGTGTTATATAAAGTCGATGAATGCGATTTtcgataaaatattcatatgaTACAATGAAGAGAAATGCAATCACCTATACATTATTTAAAAGAAGAATGCTGATTTGAAAGCTGACAaagattgaaataaaaatgtaacaatGATTTGAAAATAGAaactgtgtgtttttatttctatcGTCTAATGCAAACATAATATAATGCAAAACAATTGCTATTGGAAAAGAATCGCTGCGTTTTTGCGTAATTGCTGCGTTTATAGTACcttaaaattgatttatcaGTATGGgcgtattaaaaaaatataatggttttttgttgttactttTCAGAGTAAAACCGTTAGGAAAATATATCCTATATTTTTTAAGCTGATCAATATATGTTGAAATTTATTCCCAGCAGACGTTTTATTCGTGCAAGAGTCTCCTCTTTAACACTGAATGTATAATTCAAGACGATGGTATCCAGTCCTGTCTTGAGCATTTCCAATATCGACTATTATTTTCCGAGAAAACGGTGAAGGAATATGATTTCGCTAACGAACCAAAATTGGAAATCAGGGCACCGTTTCGTAGCGTCGGGGAATTGTTCATAATTTATGAAATAATTTCATCTCATTAAGAGGATTATCCGCATTTCACCGTCGTGAAATATGCCCGCACCGTCGGTGTCGAGTGAGAATGCAAACGAGCACCGTTCTGAAGCTgcggcaaacgatgacgagGTCAATCCGAGTACATTTGCTTGTGCCATTTGCGCATATCACATTGCGGGTGCAATGATCCCGTTTTTACGAGCATTCAATACAagtttttttgtggggttttgCGACAACCTCAACAAAGCACAATAGGTGATTGTTGGTTAAAGTGTATAGCACGCTGCATACGTATTATCCAACAAAGATTTGTTTAGTGATAGTTAAGCTATTTGATGATATGACAATaaatttgcaaacaaattATCTTGAGATATGTGTACTCAACCGCAATGCATAGTGCATTTCATAGAAAAGAGTTCCGATCGTAGCTCTATCGTAGTACGTTAGTTTAAACCCCATTTCGTTGAACTACAACCATATCTCTATCATCCTAGAAACGTCAGTGGCTACGTTGAGAAAGGGAATTTTTCAACTGTCATTTTCAGCCACCAGCACACCAGTCATTGGTGGTGTACTGCACCGGAACTGAGATTACAGCGCAAGTAAAACGACAACTTTCGTCATCCAAAAAAGGGAACGTTATTCTGATCCATTCTGCTTCGCACTGAGCAAAGCGGGGAATCCGAATGGAATGCTTCCACCAGACTGATGGAACTTTTGGCACCAAATTCCACCATTCGATTGGTCGTGTTGCACGAAAACGAACGATGCAAGTTGAATTGGACGGAGTAAATCGGATGTTGCCGTTGGCGTACGTGACAAGTTGCTCCAACGAATAAATAATGTACAATCCATTGGATGAAAATTCATTTCCTGGAACGAATGCCAAATCGTCGCTCCGAGCTGCCAATTCATCGGttccggttgtttttttttcccgtTCAACTATGTATGTAATGAAGAAAGATGTACCTTTCCTAGCAGTGTTTGGGTTATTTAGTTGCCCGTCAAATTGGGAACGAAAATTTGTTGTTTGGTACGCAGGGTTTTAGAAGCGAAAAATGAAATCTGCTTTGAGCGACATAAAACTATTTTGGGCAGAAAAAGGATTTTACAGAAAAGTCTGATCgattagtttgtttttggttaACAATCTCACCTGCAAGTAGCCTCCATCGCAGTGTGTCGCATTTAGTAGAGTTCCTACTTTAAACTTTTTGAAATTCAACCGTAGCACCCAATCGCGGGGTGCACCCCGGAAGCTGCGAAACCGATACCAGCATGTGAGTGGTCGGTTGCGATTAAGGTTTGTAACTTCTGGTGAAGAAATATCCTCGTAGATGTCAACAGTTTTGTTGCAATGGTCTTTGGCACCGTCGGCAGTGTTACCggctaaaaagaaaaaaagttaaaatgtaTAACAACACCTATTAATTTGGCTATAAGAAACATGGTGTATAGCACAGAAATGTAATTTAAGGAGTATAATTCAATGGTATAAGAGTATATTACTTCCAAACATAAAACTGTACGGTCATACTTTTGGATGTGCCTTtgaaatacaataaaaatataaactcCCATATTCATGAATTAATAACGAcctaaataaaataaacaattatgtatgatataaaaaacataaaagtaAAGACAATTCACCTTGAACCACAGTTGGACTACAGCTATACAACAAACtgtataaaaattaaaaacatacacaagagcaaTCATTAGACACTTTTGTCGGAGCTTCAGATTGTTTCAATAGTCATTTATAATTTTCAAAAGCGAACATAATTGCATTATTGCACGTAGCCTGAATCTACAACACTAACATTTTAAAGCATGTGCTTCACACTTGTATAAGTTCAATGTTTGTCTTAAACTAGGCGTGGTTAGGAAACCACTTTTTTTGGGATAAAATCTGCCATCTCAAACTCCAGGGCTCTGTATAAGAAACGAATGGCTTTTCCGACTTTGAATCACGTCACGTGTTCCGTTTGGTCCGAAATTTGTACTTCACTCGAGCTACACTGCCCGCTGTGTTAGAACAATCTACAAGTTAGTGTGAAACGACGAATTTTTCCAACGCTCAGGTTAGCTTAGATTTCGCTTCAGGACACGTTCCCTAAACGGGCACTCCCAGCAGGCAATGAATATCCGATGAGGAGCAGATTCCGCAACCGGAAAACCATATTTCACTAGGGATTTGGGAGTCCACACTTGCCGCAAGCGAGCAACACAGCGAAGCACAGATGCCATGTGCACCACCTCTATGGTGGCTGCTCCTTTCTGTGTTTCgtataaatttaattaccaGCCCAAATTATGTTTCGCCTTTTTATGAACGTATTAATAATAACAGGAAGTATAAATCATACACAAACGGCCGATATATACGTGATCCTTAAATTCGGGACGGTACCATATGCGAATTAAGCAGAGAGAAACAATCTAAAGCAGCGGAGACGTGAGAAAGATTCTTGTAAAAAGTACAAGCGGCAAGAGCAAAAGGGAAATTGGTGGGGATGAAATTTGTACTGAACCAAAGACACTCGCGCTAtaatggaggcgcatggtctTTCACGCTTAGCCTGGTCGCCAACGCCGTTCGACAAGCAGTGCCTGTAGGGTGCAATGATTTGTAGCGCTTCATGAATTTGTGGGGCGTAACACAAAGTTGGTTAACGAATTTGTTggtgctgaagaaattaactTGGATTCTCTCGTGCATTTAGTAACGCCAGCATCTTGACATACAAAATTCCTTAGGGAACGATAAATTTATCTGTTATTTAGAATGTAGGTGTTGGTTAcacatgaagaaaaaaacacaacactgaAAATGAttctaattttattttttaattaaaatgagaACATAATTTAACACTGGACCTCAAAGGTTAATTCAATAGTTAATTTTGTTGTATGTTATTGCAGGAGTTACCCAAGTaaatctttttcttcttgtttcaaGCTAGCTAAACCATCTAAACTGAAACCATCCATGGTTTTGACTATACGTGACTGAATAGTGTATCTATAGCAGGACAAAGCAAGCATAGTCCATAGAAGGCTTGAACCTATGGTTTCATCGCTATAAGCTCTAGCAATTTGGCTGTATCATGGCACCGACCTTGCCAATAATACTTTCAATTTAAACTTGATCATCACTTACTAATATTAAAACTAAACAACActagtgaaaattaaaattgttcgaagattaaataatacatttatGCATATGctattataaaaataagaaaattaaaaaaataacaaaaataaaccactTTATTTGTAACCAATAAACTCGTTAATAGTATTACTAAAAAACAGTATGttggtttaatatttttgctattttttataaataagcATGTGTTCAGATACATAGCCGTGTCATACCGTAATATTCGATGAGAGGTATGTATATACAAACAACCTATTTCACggagaatattttatcacAATGTGTGAGCATGTGATAAATATGGAATTTTCGCGAATCTTGTCATACCCTATTGGGTGCCCGTTGGACATAATCACACACATAAACTGTATTTGTATGTATCACTCATGTTGATTTGGATACTTTTTCATGCTTCGTGGCGTGAAATCGTCTATTATTTAGTAACTTAAATTATAAGTGTatatgtataaataaaacatttttgtagACCTGAGTAAGACTGACAAATAGTTAATAAACTACATCCCTTGTTCCACAATTTTTCTCTTACATGGTTTCCTACGACTTATTGGTCGGATCCCATCATTTTTTGGGCTCGTCTCACGATTTGTTCATCTTATCCCAGAGACtgttggttcgttcccatataTTATTGGTTACGTCCGATTGAATATCAATACAGTTGAAACAAAAGTCTCTGGGAAATGCTCAAAAAATCGTAggaacacaccaaacaaaTATGGGAAGCAACCAACAAattatgggaaccaaccaataaatcgtggaaaaccctgtatcattAATGTTGTTTCACTTGTACTTAACTTGA
Proteins encoded:
- the LOC120957543 gene encoding uncharacterized protein LOC120957543 — translated: MLCQESKGVVNNLHRSRKVWIKALFIILVLNAHVLVVTSQQQQQQQQQQHQHQHQQHQQQQQQQQLLPTNLPSPQKRAGNTADGAKDHCNKTVDIYEDISSPEVTNLNRNRPLTCWYRFRSFRGAPRDWVLRLNFKKFKVGTLLNATHCDGGYLQIVDGNAKTDVSNRREPGQFCGESEQPQTFISETSAVKIVFHTDNFTDQTYFAFDSGAEQQMEVFNRYGPHPELYPNRRGEVVQGSYCEREFRDCRLQTCYVQSPAYPGIYPRALKCRYRLHTRLPFIKLYIQNEQFAVDGQRCENIMTCPMKEIGSGSEHCPYDWLAVYDGRDEHAPPIGKFCGMGKFPFSIIGTSQHMYVEFVSSPAGPLLNTGFHFNVGNWPGHVETVGTKHGACDWLLSSDALRATSASEGIFLSVAHWYPPNTSCSYHIQGNEDEVVRLYFPSFRINRIEAPIIKHEEDCAESLTIYDANNPDPARIIKTFCDTFSRPMEKIDFVSTGRSLYVKFLSKTGSYSGSSLYYWAHYDFFNNTRFGDPVPNTLCDEVFYAWKYSRGELKSPRNTLIYKRASGSDVRCQYKFITDRRLFSRVVVEVTSVTFKEVPYSVSACTRCHEERVDKLILWEERDKSQNRLACFCDNIPRPVRIISSGDQMNLELIIQGQHATTSYFKNPNTLFEANYEFAHGPICGPITLGPSPDGELVFPYKNALGFQLTENRKEKCIWELKVAAQRDLWLHLDKARFAERSCEHGRIEVYLAGRLEPRFIICPENVSLARDLPILSAAELGAVENENEPLPVLIQYTGDSAIGKNAFKFVWTELFHLPRNADGTLATSAMFKDSCDFYCPGDQHVCIPEYLLCNGVLNCPNVTGLRVVESNIDKNYEYIEENYLRTGLFDKEFLLNIEYLTDESLELCRTKYIPGSRPGQVELPDVVECFQFPVVQMVVAGIIVSALIILAFVIYCRLYGQKYYE